Proteins from a single region of Heterodontus francisci isolate sHetFra1 chromosome 29, sHetFra1.hap1, whole genome shotgun sequence:
- the LOC137345737 gene encoding nuclear factor 7, brain-like: MDCSAENRSYGEVLICPLCFGLFVDPVLVVCECNFCCSDIVSDRKMQGGSVCCSHCSEDAAELTLQPNCVLRNVVDKIHRLTGPQEVTEEERRLCQEHQEKLTLICELDGMFICLVCRDSKLCKQHKFRERIEFIAKCKNKGVAFLNSLNQKVLSLKVVLQKQGLEILQTEEMGCNLIFHVTQQFADLHQFLNDQEQWLMEKLEAQVESNLTGMERHLTEMHMIFFSTELDITNIEVKLDQSDLTVLKEVSSWRDSRFSEETPTAMSGNVCLGTYKGPLQYKRWREMKEIIHQEFTYNVNGLTQKLSTFEVSSDEGSLTRNANSASFDINPLVISIDDNKILFPFHFKEIDMYSFLRFSCV; this comes from the exons ATGGATTGTAGTGCAGAGAATAGGAGTTATGGAGAAGTCCTCATCTGTCCCCTTTGCTTCGGGTTATTTGTTGATCCTGTCCTAGTGGTCTGTGAGTGTAATTTCTGCTGCTCCGATATTGTGTCCGACAGGAAGATGCAGGGAGGGTCTGTCTGTTGTTCCCATTGCAGTGAGGATGCTGCAGAGTTGACCCTGCAGCCCAACTGtgtgttgaggaatgtggtggacaAGATTCACAGGCTGACCGGTCCACAGGAGGTGACTGAGGAGGAGAGGCGTCTGTGCCAGGAACACCAAGAGAAACTGACCCTGATCTGTGAGTTGGATGGGATGTTCATCTGCCTGGTGTGCAGGGACTCGAAACTTTGCAAGCAGCACAAATTTAGAGAGAGAATTGAATTCATCGCAAAATGTAAG AATAAAGGAGTTGCTTTCTTAAACTCACTAAACCAGAAGGTGCTCTCTTTGAAAGTTGTGCTGCAGAAACAAGGACTTGAGATTCTACAAACTGAA GAAATGGGGTGTAATCTGATCTTCCATGTTACACAGCAGTTTGCTGACCTGCACCAGTTCCTCAATGACCAAGAGCAATGGTTGATGGAAAAGCTGGAAGCTCAGGTGGAAAGTAACTTGACCGGAATGGAAAGACACCTGACAGAAATGCACATGATATTCTTCTCCACTGAGCTGGACATCACTAACATTGAGGTCAAACTGGATCAAAGTGACTTGACCGTTCTGAAG GAGGTTAGTTCTTGGAGGGACA GCAGGTTTTCTGAGGAGACGCCCACTGCTATGTCTGGGAATGTGTGCCTGGGGACATACAAAGGTCCTTTACAGTATAAACGATGGAGAGAAATGAAGGAAATCATCCATCAAG AATTCACTTACAATGTTAATGGTTTGACACAGAAACTGTCGACATTCGAGGTTAG ttccgatgaagggtcactgacccgaaacgctaactctgcttcattCGACATTAATCCACTTGTTATATCTATCGACGAcaacaaaatactctttcccttccacttcaaagaaatcgacatgtactcATTTCtacggttttcttgtgtttga